The genomic window AGAGACACCAGTACCACCGGTAACACCAGTGCCACCAGTATGAGGATCACCAGTGCCACCAGTACCACCAGTAACACCAGTACCAGTACCACCAGtaccagtgacaccagtaccAGTGACTCCAGTACCACCGATACCAGTAACACCAGTAAAACCGGtaccagtgacaccagtaccACCAGTGCAACCAGTACCAGTGACACCAGTATGAGAGccaccagtgacaccagtaccACCAGTACCAGTATTACCAGTACCAGAGCCGTCAGTACCAGTGACACCGGTGCAAGCGGtaccagtgacaccagtaccagtgacaccagtaccACCAGTACCAGTATCACCAGTACCAGAGCCATCagcaccagtgacaccagtaccaccagtgacaccagtaccACCAGTACAACCATtaccagtgacaccagtaccACCGGTAACACCAGTACCACCAGTACCAGTATCACCAGTACCACCAGTCCCGGTGACACCAGTAccaccagtgacaccagtaccagtgacaccagtaccACCAGTACCAGCACCACCAGCGCCACCAGTGTCACCAGTACAACCAGTCCCGGTGACACCAGCACCACCAGTACCAGAGCCACCAGTACCACCAGTCCCGGTGACACCAGTACCACAGGTACCAGTACCACCAGTACCACCAGtaccagtgacaccagtaccACCAGTCCCGGTGACACCAGTACCAGTGATACCAGTACCACCTGTACCTGTGACACCAGCgccaccagcaccaccagtCCCAGTGTCACCAGTCCCAGTGTCACCAGTCCCAGTGTCACCAGTACAACCAGTCCCGGTGACACCAGCACCACCGGtaccagtgacaccagtaccACCAGTACCAGTACGACCATTGTTACCAGtaccagtgacaccagtaccagtgacaccagtaccACCAGTCCCGGTGACACCAGTACCAGTGTCACCTGTCCCAGTGTCACCAGTACCACCAGTACAACCAGTCCCGGTGTCACCAGTCCCAGTGTCACCTGTCCCAGTGTCACCAGTACCACCAGTACAACCAgtcccggtgtccccagtgtccccagtgtccccagtgtcagCAGTCCCNACCAGTAACACCAGTAAAACCAGTAAAACCAGTACCAGTGACACCGgtaccagtgacaccagtgacaccagtacAACCAGtaccagtgacaccagtaccACCGGTAACACCAGTGCCACCAGTATGAGGATCACCAGTAACACCAGTAAAACCggcaccagtgacaccagtaccACCAGTACCAGTATCACCAGTACCAGAGCCGTCAGTACCAGTGACACCGGTGCAAGCGGtaccagtgacaccagtaccagtgacaccagtaccagtgacaccagtaccACCAGTACCAGTGATTCCAGTACCACCAGTACCAGTATCACCAGTACCAGAGCCATCagcaccagtgacaccagtaccACCAGTGCAACCGGtaccagtgacaccagtaccACCGGCACCAGtaccagtgacaccagtaccACCGGCACCAGTACCACCAGTGTCACCAGTATGAGGACCACCAGTACCACCAGTACCAGTA from Parus major isolate Abel unplaced genomic scaffold, Parus_major1.1 Scaffold711, whole genome shotgun sequence includes these protein-coding regions:
- the LOC107199436 gene encoding LOW QUALITY PROTEIN: mucin-5AC-like (The sequence of the model RefSeq protein was modified relative to this genomic sequence to represent the inferred CDS: deleted 1 base in 1 codon); translation: KTSKTSKTSTSDIGKTSKTSKTGTSDTSKTSNTSKTGKTSTSDTGTSDTSDTSTTGTRDTSTTGNTSATSMRITSATSTTSNTSTSTTSTSDTSTSDSSTTDTSNTSKTGTSDTSTTSATSTSDTSMRATSDTSTTSTSITSTRAVSTSDTGASGTSDTSTSDTSTTSTSITSTRAISTSDTSTTSDTSTTSTTITSDTSTTGNTSTTSTSITSTTSPGDTSTTSDTSTSDTSTTSTSTTSATSVTSTTSPGDTSTTSTRATSTTSPGDTSTTGTSTTSTTSTSDTSTTSPGDTSTSDTSTTCTCDTSATSTTSPSVTSPSVTSPSVTSTTSPGDTSTTGTSDTSTTSTSTTIVTSTSDTSTSDTSTTSPGDTSTSVTCPSVTSTTSTTSPGVTSPSVTCPSVTSTTSTTSPGVPSVPSVPSVSSPTSNTSKTSKTSTSDTGTSDTSDTSTTSTSDTSTTGNTSATSMRITSNTSKTGTSDTSTTSTSITSTRAVSTSDTGASGTSDTSTSDTSTSDTSTTSTSDSSTTSTSITSTRAISTSDTSTTSATGTSDTSTTGTSTSDTSTTGTSTTSVTSMRTTSTTSTSITSTRAISTSDTSTTSTSDSSTTSTRAIGTSDTSTTSDTSMRATSDTSTTSATSTSDTSTTGTSTTSATSVTSPGDTSTTGTSTTSTTSTSDTSTTGDTSTSDTSTTCTCDTSATSTTSPSVTSPSVTSPSDTSTTSPGDTSTTSTSTTIVTSTSDTSTSDTSTTSPGVTSPSVTCPSVTSTTSTTSPGVTSPSV